From the genome of Amphiura filiformis unplaced genomic scaffold, Afil_fr2py scaffold_21, whole genome shotgun sequence, one region includes:
- the LOC140143420 gene encoding uncharacterized protein: MGVTRRDRIRNTIIRKTLGVEFSILDRITRKRLHYFGHVQRMPPSRLPKMAFECHIQGVRPRGRPPKRWRDCLIADCKRTNLNSIVNASRTADDRTVWRDIVMRMPPLKPQLE, from the coding sequence ATGGGAGTAACACGGAGAGACAGGATCCGAAACACCATCATCCGCAAAACCCTGGGTGTTGAATTTTCCATCTTGGACAGAATAACCCGGAAGAGACTGCATTATTTTGGCCACGTCCAGAGAATGCCTCCCTCACGCCTTCCAAAGATGGCCTTTGAATGTCACATCCAGGGAGTCAGACCTAGAGGAAGACCACCAAAGAGGTGGAGAGACTGCCTGATAGCTGACTGCAAAAGAACTAATCTAAACTCCATAGTAAATGCCAGCCGTACAGCAGATGACAGAACAGTTTGGCGGGACATTGTGATGCGGATGCCACCACTCAAACCCCAGTTGGAGTGA
- the LOC140143421 gene encoding echinoidin-like → MSVAMHILRTLIAYSLVLATLTAPYSRTFPKTNGGCYPLWSRFHDYCYRYFGDPMTWQRAEDYCQRYDVNDQVAHLVSIHGKKEQDFVYEMWQSTIIDPGLNRKDFEPKDVNRANGLWIGLEDQEEESHWHWTDNSTTHGFDNWRWYEPDNEDEDRTGVGEDCVHIYQHTYPWFWWYGDWNDVKCDRVMPFVCKMPIDL, encoded by the coding sequence ATGTCAGTGGCTATGCATATCCTGCGAACACTTATTGCATATTCTTTGGTACTTGCAACTTTGACAGCTCCATACTCGAGAACCTTCCCTAAGACCAACGGAGGGTGCTACCCACTCTGGTCTCGATTTCACGATTACTGTTATCGATACTTTGGCGATCCAATGACTTGGCAAAGAGCGGAGGACTATTGTCAGCGATACGATGTTAATGACCAAGTAGCTCATCTTGTGTCCATCCACGGTAAGAAGGAACAAGATTTTGTATATGAAATGTGGCAGAGTACTATTATTGACCCCGGATTAAACCGGAAAGATTTCGAACCTAAAGACGTCAACAGAGCAAATGGATTATGGATCGGTTTGGAAGATCAGGAAGAAGAGTCCCATTGGCATTGGACTGATAACAGTACAACTCACGGTTTTGATAACTGGAGATGGTATGAGCCAGATAACGAGGATGAAGATCGCACAGGGGTTGGTGAAGATTGTGTGCATATATATCAGCATACGTATCCGTGGTTTTGGTGGTATGGAGATTGGAACGACGTGAAGTGCGATCGTGTTATGCCGTTTGTTTGTAAGATGCCGATTGATCTTTGA
- the LOC140143419 gene encoding uncharacterized protein, producing MECKMFIELRPTMVFILFIDNLGCNEVEQRLLERLRDKEAVLCAEGYVMSFERRGYLQAGPFIPEVVLGRPDLVRLQYEEFVHAGSDVVVAFTHYTQRARLKHVGKEDQLEAINRYALRLAKGVALQTGTLMAGTICNTSLFIPNSFDSKEAVKAIFREQVGWAVQEGADYVIGETFGHVGEAILATEVIKEAGLPAVVTLRVTNQFFVEGKLATFDGIELGQALQMLQNAGADVVGFNCSTGPRTMVSLLAQYRQYVQVPFAALPVGYRTNENEVTYQDLTDPLTGRKVFPDNLDCVMCSRDEIVEFGRQCAQLGVQYLGLCCGNNAGFTRALSESIGRISPASRFRPDMSKYVSDLQRRLMFLQKLKEMEGESEDQEQQVSSDEEEHKNADSGKGFDEPDETAEQVKEEQPSTLNGVSPQQNGKEQETSVQKSTEKLEKDESEQVANGGGPVLSSEMSPKKPSGTPADEFAIRLPPPPGGLKRSDSKRSRSSQSPATSENNEAEIRLPPPPSSGATRKDSRSRRRKSSSSSSSSSDSAPGSNEADFHLPPPPGFGVSNTNSREAVSAVSEDGNTKNNQAAVNGNLHQPISEPAPDADKSSTNNNTTSQSSPLPLIQIQANTESAPIVQEQLEQQSLREQKADQSVEETLSQSTPVESPGADLQESPPQNDGQPSLHLVQDNVDNEGEHASASSGDEVAYTRLEKEDDDEEQFQQEWASFATNTTNGNNGSVETQPEPQINIEDNGSNWANFESSKPSEASENQWAEIAATKDKTDDTKTNENGADGNGSSKSGAPTTEL from the exons GTCTTTTGGAGCGATTACGGGACAAAGAAGCCGTTCTATGCGCAGAAGGTTATGTGATGAGTTTTGAACGTCGAGGATACCTACAAGCGGGTCCGTTCATCCCCGAGGTTGTCTTGGGACGACCAGATCTGGTCCGGTTGCAATATGAAGAGTTTGTGCACGCCGGAAGTGACGTAGTAGTAGCGTTTACA CATTATACCCAGCGTGCTAGATTGAAACACGTCGGCAAAGAAGATCAACTAGAAGCGATCAACCGATACGCCTTACGTTTAGCTAAGGGAGTAGCCCTGCAAACAGGAACACTTATGGCAGGAACCATCTGCAACACATCGCTGTTTATACCCAACAGTTTTGACAGTAAAGAAGCAGTCAAAGCAATATTTAGG GAGCAAGTCGGATGGGCTGTTCAAGAAGGAGCAGACTACGTTATTGGAGAGACATTTGGTCATGTTGGAGAAGCTATTCTAGCCACAGAGGTCATCAAAGAAGCGG GATTACCAGCTGTAGTGACACTTCGTGTTACAAACCAATTCTTCGTGGAAGGGAAACTAGCGACCTTTGATGGTATCGAGTTAGGACAAGCCTTACAGATGCTACAGAATGCTGGTGCCGATGTGGTTGGATTTAACTGTTCTACTGGTCCAAGAACAATGGTATCTTTGTTGGCACAGTACCGACAATATGTGCAG GTTCCTTTTGCCGCTCTCCCAGTCGGGTATCGAACCAACGAGAATGAAGTCACTTACCAAGATCTTACCGACCCACTTACCG GTCGAAAAGTCTTCCCTGATAACCTCGACTGCGTCATGTGTTCAAGAGATGAAATAGTAGAATTCGGCAGACAATGTGCACAACTAGGCGTACAATATCTTGGTCTCTGTTGTGGAAATAACGCTGGATTTACAAGAGCGCTCTCCGAAAGTATCGGAAGAATATCACCGGCGTCTAGATTCAGACCTGATATGTCTAAATACGTGTCTGATCTTCAGAGACGACTGATGTTTCTTCAGAAACTAAAAGAAATGGAGGGTGAGAGCGAAGATCAAGAACAGCAAGTAAGCTCTGACGAGGAAGAACACAAAAATGCAGATTCTGGTAAGGGATTTGATGAACCTGATGAAACTGCTGAACAAGTCAAAGAAGAACAACCTTCAACTTTAAACGGAGTGTCGCCGCAACAGAATGGTAAAGAACAAGAAACTAGCGTGCAAAAGTCCACAGAGAAATTGGAGAAAGACGAAAGCGAACAAGTAGCAAACGGCGGAGGACCTGTACTGAGCTCAGAAATGTCACCTAAAAAACCTTCAGGCACGCCTGCTGATGAGTTTGCTATTAGACTTCCGCCACCTCCTGGTGGCTTAAAGAGATCCGATTCGAAAAGGAGTCGCTCATCACAATCACCAGCAACGTCTGAAAATAACGAGGCAGAAATTCGCTTACCACCTCCTCCTAGTAGTGGGGCGACAAGAAAAGATTCTAGAAGTCGAAGAAGaaaatcatcatcgtcgtcatcatcgtcttCCGATAGTGCTCCTGGGAGCAATGAAGCGGATTTCCACCTTCCGCCTCCTCCTGGTTTTGGTGTATCAAATACAAACAGCAGAGAAGCTGTGTCTGCTGTTTCGGAAGATGGTAATACTAAGAACAATCAAGCCGCGGTTAACGGGAATTTGCACCAACCCATTTCTGAGCCTGCACCCGATGCTGACAAAAGCTCAACCAATAATAATACTACAAGCCAAAGCTCCCCGCTTCCTTTAATACAAATACAAGCTAATACGGAAAGTGCTCCTATAGTACAAGAACAACTTGAACAACAATCTCTTAGAGAGCAAAAAGCTGACCAAAGTGTAGAAGAAACACTATCTCAAAGTACGCCAGTGGAATCACCGGGGGCTGATTTACAAGAAAGCCCGCCCCAAAATGATGGCCAACCATCACTTCACCTCGTGCAGGATAACGTAGACAACGAAGGGGAACATGCATCTGCATCCAGTGGTGATGAAGTGGCATATACCAGACTTGAGAAAGAAGATGACGATGAGGAACAGTTTCAACAAGAGTGGGCCAGTTTTGCGACAAATACTACCAATGGAAATAATGGCTCTGTGGAGACACAGCCAGAGCCACAAATTAACATTGAGGACAATGGTAGTAATTGGGCTAATTTTGAGTCCAGTAAGCCTAGTGAGGCATCAGAAAATCAATGGGCTGAAATTGCGGCAACCAAAGACAAAACTGATGACACAAAAACAAATGAGAACGGAGCAGATGGTAATGGAAGCAGTAAAAGCGGTGCTCCGACAACTGAATTATAA